A window of the Deltaproteobacteria bacterium genome harbors these coding sequences:
- a CDS encoding pantoate--beta-alanine ligase: protein MQKINSIQEMLSHAQKGRTDKKRIAFVPTMGALHSGHQALMREAARHGEIRVVSIFVNPTQFNNPTDFEKYPRTLEEDLKICAQEGIDYLFTPSVKEIYPKGLKVENSLPKVAKVLEGEFRPGHFAGVCTVVGRLFDAVQPDVALFGEKDYQQWLVIREWAKQKKNPVKILSCPTVRDQNGLALSSRNRRLSPKGLNRALAIPEAIRKAQQLFKKGERKTEKLVHVAKEHLGSIPVDYVMVADDERLQTLEIIDRPSRIFITARIEGVRLIDNASLDG, encoded by the coding sequence ATGCAAAAGATAAATTCCATACAAGAAATGCTCTCCCACGCGCAAAAGGGGCGAACGGATAAAAAAAGGATCGCCTTTGTCCCAACGATGGGGGCGCTTCATTCCGGTCATCAGGCCCTTATGCGCGAGGCGGCCCGTCATGGCGAGATCCGTGTCGTCAGTATTTTTGTGAATCCGACGCAATTCAATAACCCCACTGATTTTGAAAAATACCCCCGAACACTCGAGGAGGATCTGAAGATTTGCGCACAAGAGGGAATCGATTATCTCTTCACCCCATCGGTAAAGGAAATTTACCCGAAGGGGCTCAAGGTCGAAAACTCCCTTCCGAAGGTTGCCAAAGTCCTGGAGGGGGAGTTTCGTCCTGGACATTTCGCCGGTGTCTGTACCGTTGTGGGGCGTCTTTTTGACGCGGTCCAGCCTGATGTCGCACTCTTCGGAGAAAAGGATTATCAGCAGTGGCTTGTGATCCGCGAGTGGGCGAAACAGAAAAAAAATCCGGTCAAGATCTTAAGTTGCCCGACCGTGCGAGATCAGAATGGTTTGGCCTTGAGTTCACGAAACCGTCGATTGAGTCCCAAGGGACTCAATAGGGCCTTGGCGATTCCTGAAGCAATCCGAAAGGCCCAACAGCTTTTCAAAAAGGGGGAACGAAAGACCGAAAAACTGGTTCATGTCGCGAAGGAACATCTCGGAAGTATTCCCGTAGACTATGTCATGGTCGCTGATGACGAGAGGCTTCAGACCCTAGAGATCATCGATCGCCCTTCCCGAATCTTTATCACGGCGCGAATCGAAGGGGTACGACTGATCGATAATGCGAGTTTGGACGGTTAA
- a CDS encoding ribbon-helix-helix protein, CopG family — protein sequence MSKVMISMPQEVLEELDRAAKANHKRRSELLKDLVLEYLRSGKISGEGPRTYHPSTRKAIEDLREFTFEIEPGETAAGLIRKERESH from the coding sequence ATGTCTAAAGTAATGATTTCTATGCCGCAAGAGGTCTTGGAGGAGCTGGATCGGGCTGCCAAGGCGAATCATAAGCGTCGCAGTGAGCTTCTTAAGGATTTGGTCCTGGAATACCTGCGTTCCGGTAAGATTTCTGGTGAAGGTCCGCGGACCTACCATCCTTCTACCAGGAAAGCGATCGAGGATCTGCGGGAATTTACCTTCGAGATAGAACCGGGTGAGACTGCGGCCGGCCTGATAC